From a single Nicotiana tomentosiformis chromosome 2, ASM39032v3, whole genome shotgun sequence genomic region:
- the LOC104115476 gene encoding putative pentatricopeptide repeat-containing protein At1g12700, mitochondrial: protein MLSHSWIKPLCSRGNLLFALSLGRRATMFHSCSALHSSFQEKPSISRKRKVAVFRELRHVNNLNDAVCVFHQMVRTQPFPSVIEFAKLFRVMINMKHYSAVVSYFREMRKLGISFDDYILTIVINCFCLLDRAEHGFSVLGIFFKSGVQFNVVTFSTLTRGLFEQNKMQDAMWLFQKLVTEKICELDEVMYGTIMNGLCKQGHTQTALSLLRIMEQGDPKPNTVVYSIVVDALCKDKMVGAAFNLFNEMKRKGITPNVLTYSSLVDGLCKLDQWEKVRLLLDEMMFLHIFPNVHTFSMLVDAFCKKGMVEDAVQVLQLMIQRGQKPDAITYNAIMEGYCLRAEIDVARRVFDAMIDSDIKPDIFSYNILVNGYCKQKKLDEAMHLYCEISQKGLKSDIVTYCTILQGLFEIGRVKCAESFFSEMQNAGHSPDIYTCGIMLHGYLKNGHVEEAMSLFHRWDKQKEDTNILIYNTGNNGFFKIQKLDKARSIFDKLYSIGLHPDAITYNVTVNGLCIEGLVDEAKELLRKMEDNGSFPENATSNLIVHGLLKSNTANEAIALLKEIVGRGFPAGKATMSLLIELLLLIGEGPFLVNMIPEFHPRNEK from the coding sequence ATGCTCTCTCATTCATGGATAAAACCTCTCTGTAGCAGAGGTAATTTATTGTTTGCTTTATCACTTGGCCGCCGTGCAACTATGTTTCATTCTTGTTCTGCTTTACATTCTTCATTTCAAGAAAAGCCGTCGATTTCTAGAAAGCGTAAAGTTGCTGTTTTTAGGGAGTTGAGACATGTAAATAATTTAAACGATGCTGTTTGCGTTTTTCATCAAATGGTTCGAACACAACCTTTTCCTTCGGTTATAGAGTTTGCAAAATTGTTTAGGGTGATGATTAATATGAAACATTACTCTGCCGTTGTTTCATATTTTAGAGAGATGAGGAAACTGGGGATATCCTTTGATGATTATATCTTGACTATTGTGATTAATTGTTTTTGCTTGTTGGATCGTGCTGAACATGGGTTTTCGGTTTTGGGTATTTTCTTCAAGAGTGGTGTTCAGTTTAACGTGGTTACTTTCAGCACTCTTACGAGGGGGCTTTTTGAACAAAATAAGATGCAAGATGCCATGTGGTTGTTTCAAAAGCTGGTCACTGAGAAAATTTGTGAGCTTGATGAAGTTATGTACGGCACCATCATGAATGGTCTTTGTAAACAAGGACATACTCAAACAGCTCTTAGTTTGCTGAGGATAATGGAACAAGGGGATCCCAAACCTAACACTGTTGTGTATAGCATTGTCGTAGATGCGCTTTGCAAAGACAAGATGGTAGGTGCTGCTTTCAACCTTTTCAATGAAATGAAACGGAAAGGCATTACTCCCAACGTACTTACATATAGTTCACTGGTTGATGGTTTGTGTAAGTTGGATCAGTGGGAAAAGGTTAGGCTTCTTTTGGATGAGATGATGTTTCTTCATATTTTCCCAAACGTGCACACATTCAGCATGTTGGTAGATGCATTCTGCAAGAAAGGGATGGTTGAAGATGCTGTACAAGTGTTACAGCTAATGATCCAAAGAGGTCAAAAGCCAGATGCAATTACCTACAATGCGATAATGGAAGGGTATTGTTTGCGCGCTGAAATAGATGTAGCAAGGAGAGTTTTTGACGCTATGATTGATTCTGACATCAAGCCTGACATCTTTAGTTACAACATATTAGTCAATGGATATTGCAAGCAAAAGAAATTAGACGAGGCTATGCATTTATATTGTGAAATCTCGCAAAAGGGGTTAAAATCTGATATTGTTACATATTGTACTATCTTGCAAGGCCTATTTGAAATTGGTAGAGTTAAGTGTGCAGAAAGTTTCTTTTCTGAGATGCAAAACGCAGGCCATAGTCCCGACATTTACACTTGTGGTATAATGCTTCATGGTTATTTAAAGAATGGACATGTTGAAGAAGCGATGTCCCTCTTTCATAGGTGGGATAAACAAAAAGAAGATACTAATATTTTGATCTATAATACAGGCAACAATGGATTTTTTAAAATTCAGAAGCTTGATAAAGCTCGTTCAATTTTTGATAAGCTTTATTCCATAGGGTTGCACCCTGATGCTATAACATACAATGTAACAGTAAATGGACTTTGTATTGAAGGTTTAGTAGATGAAGCCAAAGAGTTGCTAAGAAAAATGGAGGACAATGGTTCTTTCCCCGAGAATGCCACTTCCAATCTTATTGTGCATGGACTTCTCAAGAGTAATACAGCTAACGAAGCGATTGCTCTTTTGAAGGAAATTGTTGGAAGGGGTTTCCCAGCTGGTAAAGCCACAATGTCATTGCTAATAGAACTACTTTTGTTAATAGGGGAAGGTCCTTTTTTGGTTAATATGATACCAGAGTTTCATCCCAGAAATGAGAAATGA